The genomic segment GACATGCACGTCCGCCAGATCGACAAGGACTGGTCGTCGTTCCCGCAGAACGTGGCGGACCGGATTCTGCCGAACGCCGCCGCCTTCCTGGACGCCGGCCGGGAGCTCGGCCTGCCGGTCATCCACGTCATGGTCTACCAGCGCCCGGTCGAGCGGGGCATGCAGCCGCGCACCGCGATCGTCCAGAGCACCGGCCGGCCCGGCACGCCCTACGGCACCCCACCCAGGCCGGGCTATCACCCGGACGCCCCCGAGGGCTACTTCGAGTGGGACGTGATGCCCATCCTCGGCCCCAAGAAGGGCGACTACATCATCAACACCAAGCGGCAGATGACCAGCAGCTTCCTGTCGACGGACGTGGAGCACCTGATCCGCTGCCTCGGTGTCGACACCTTCTTCGTGGTCGGCATCAACACCAACAACTGTGTCTCCAACTTCTCGTTCGACGCCTACAACCGGCTCTGGACGCCGATCATCGTCACCGACGCCGTCGGCTCCACGCACGGCAAGGACCTGCACGAGTTCGCGTTGCAGAACTACCCCCGCACCATCGGCTTCGCGATGTCCGCCGCCGAGTCCGTCGAGCGGCTCACCGCCGCCAAGGCTGCCGCCGCCGCGCCCGCGATGGCGGGCGTCTGACCCCCGACCCCGCTTCAACCAGCGAAGGGATCACCCCCACATGCTTACCGGACCCACGATCGACGTCTACGACCGCCAGGAATTCCTCCAGGTCATCAACGACGCCGTTCCGATCATCCCGGCCAGGTCCGCGGTGCTGACGGTCGAGATGACCGAGCGCCGGCTCACCCCCACCGCGCCCTTCCCGCCCGGCGTACGCGACGAGCTGCTCGCCAACACCGAGCGGCTGCTGACGCTGGCCC from the Solwaraspora sp. WMMD1047 genome contains:
- a CDS encoding isochorismatase family cysteine hydrolase, with protein sequence MTYNQVHPKSHAVEVIDRGATLARMNDALELDFTKTAVVQIDMHVRQIDKDWSSFPQNVADRILPNAAAFLDAGRELGLPVIHVMVYQRPVERGMQPRTAIVQSTGRPGTPYGTPPRPGYHPDAPEGYFEWDVMPILGPKKGDYIINTKRQMTSSFLSTDVEHLIRCLGVDTFFVVGINTNNCVSNFSFDAYNRLWTPIIVTDAVGSTHGKDLHEFALQNYPRTIGFAMSAAESVERLTAAKAAAAAPAMAGV